A single window of Thalassomonas viridans DNA harbors:
- a CDS encoding DUF6933 domain-containing protein has protein sequence MLVFNCTRATAEFFTLTDKGDKIPPLAPAPEKAIAESLQASSRQNTSTEKDIETAIQPDSQWHWLVHTIKIKRKNVVILMDYHSRFAMTFTGLKKGDDHGFLKMFERHLRFHIRELLPQVISDPYIINTSFAQYGHCHAGHVFYRRGDRSVQSHINDVGWHIEMTADEMGELPAGIDLIAFDCYINNTLRSRKGEKNYFVPLQAFLHQWLCRYSGLNRAQADKRIKELQEKEKARYQAMHNSMFDVVADSIEAGQITSEVEAMLTDRLNDKPATGDANNVIQVDFAKKNLKPS, from the coding sequence ATGCTAGTGTTCAATTGCACCAGGGCAACTGCTGAATTTTTTACCCTGACCGACAAAGGCGACAAAATCCCCCCCCTGGCGCCGGCGCCGGAAAAAGCCATAGCCGAATCGCTGCAGGCAAGCTCCCGGCAAAACACAAGCACGGAAAAAGACATCGAAACGGCCATTCAACCCGATAGCCAATGGCACTGGCTGGTGCACACCATCAAGATTAAACGCAAAAACGTTGTGATTTTAATGGATTATCACAGCCGTTTTGCCATGACCTTTACCGGTTTGAAAAAAGGCGATGACCACGGCTTTTTAAAAATGTTTGAACGGCACTTACGTTTTCATATTCGCGAGCTGTTGCCGCAGGTGATTTCAGACCCCTATATTATCAATACCAGCTTTGCACAATACGGTCACTGTCATGCCGGGCATGTTTTTTACCGGCGGGGAGACCGCAGCGTACAAAGCCATATCAATGATGTCGGCTGGCATATCGAGATGACGGCGGATGAAATGGGCGAGTTGCCCGCAGGCATAGATTTGATCGCCTTCGACTGTTATATCAACAACACGTTAAGGAGCCGCAAAGGAGAAAAAAATTACTTCGTACCGCTACAGGCCTTTTTACATCAATGGCTGTGCCGGTACAGTGGACTTAACCGGGCACAGGCGGATAAGCGCATCAAAGAATTGCAGGAAAAAGAAAAAGCCCGTTACCAGGCCATGCATAACAGCATGTTTGATGTTGTGGCAGACAGCATAGAAGCCGGGCAAATCACAAGCGAAGTTGAAGCCATGTTAACGGACCGGCTCAATGACAAGCCAGCCACCGGGGACGCCAACAATGTCATTCAGGTGGACTTTGCCAAAAAAAACCTTAAGCCTTCTTAG
- a CDS encoding endonuclease/exonuclease/phosphatase family protein, whose product MPKAFSVLSWNIEHLKGKRPDRLFRIVNTIKFENPDIFALYEVEGKTVYNSLLNELPGYSFHITEGPQTQEILVAVKHKFTAFFSQRVEFKSSFSRLRPGAMLSVRIEGQDYSLMFLHLKSQSTPIGLGVRDVQFASIYKLKRKLDKLAGNKQKANFIVLGDFNTMGMNYSGKKYDIPASAELARMDNYIRRRSVAMRRLSKTCPNTWSNGSGSSYPPADLDQVLVAKHLKTRLWHNKLPVNEKDPRFNSGQAEVDIRGWVDQATIEEQDKWIENYSDHCYLYFEVTKPAT is encoded by the coding sequence ATGCCAAAAGCTTTTTCTGTTTTATCCTGGAATATCGAACACCTTAAGGGCAAGCGCCCCGACCGCCTGTTCCGTATCGTCAACACCATAAAGTTCGAAAACCCGGACATCTTTGCCTTATACGAAGTCGAGGGAAAAACCGTATACAACAGCCTGCTGAACGAACTGCCCGGCTATTCCTTCCATATCACCGAAGGGCCGCAAACCCAGGAAATTCTGGTGGCGGTCAAACATAAGTTTACCGCCTTCTTCAGCCAGCGGGTCGAGTTCAAATCCAGTTTCAGCCGCCTCAGGCCCGGCGCCATGCTCTCGGTCAGGATTGAAGGACAGGACTACAGCCTGATGTTCCTGCACCTGAAAAGCCAGAGCACCCCCATAGGCCTGGGGGTTAGGGACGTGCAGTTTGCCAGCATCTATAAGCTGAAAAGAAAGCTGGATAAACTTGCCGGCAACAAACAAAAGGCAAACTTTATCGTGCTCGGGGATTTTAATACCATGGGCATGAATTACAGCGGCAAAAAATATGATATTCCCGCCTCAGCCGAGTTGGCCCGGATGGATAACTACATACGGCGCAGATCCGTTGCCATGCGCCGCTTATCGAAAACCTGCCCCAATACCTGGTCCAACGGTTCAGGCAGCAGCTATCCGCCGGCGGACTTAGATCAGGTGCTTGTTGCCAAACATTTAAAAACCCGGCTCTGGCACAACAAGCTGCCGGTTAATGAAAAAGATCCCCGCTTTAACAGCGGACAAGCGGAAGTGGATATCCGCGGCTGGGTCGACCAGGCCACAATCGAAGAGCAGGACAAATGGATTGAAAATTATTCCGACCACTGCTACCTGTATTTCGAAGTGACCAAACCTGCCACCTAA
- a CDS encoding M13 family metallopeptidase, with translation MNKTMLTGVCASLIFGLAACSHNEISSTSEGMSKTASATAVSQALTSGVDFNNFDFSVRPQDDFYRYVNGGWLARAEIPADQTNVSATRELRNKSRDDVKAIIDELSQAEGLAFGSDEQKVADLYRSFMDTEKLNALGLSPIQEELAQIAAIKTKNELVQYFARSLKIGVGSPLALGVEIDLKDSSRYSAYLVQSGLSLPEKDYYLNDSERFVEIRKGFVEHIAKMYRLAGFDKPQQSAETILALETELAQHQWGIVRNRDLSQAYNPYKTSDLPELAPDIDWQAYLAALGLDKQGELIVQQPSYIQGLNGVIAGNDLSRWKTYLQWKTLDRFSVFLSEDLDRQNFDFFYKTLSGQQAQEPRWKLGVGIINGILGEVIGKVYVKRHFKPEAKERMLTLVENLRAAYGDSVDELEWMTEATKAATKAKLAKFTPKIGYPDKWHDYDELTIKGDDLVGNLKRAHRLDFKQNLEKLGDDIHDWEWAMTPQTVNAYYHPLKNEIVFPAAILQPPFFNMAADDAVNYGAIGGVIGHEMGHGFDDQGAKFDGDGNMRNWWTEQDLQEFKARGQALVEQYNGYAVFDDLNVNGELTLGENIGDLSGVTIAYRAYKKSLNGKEAPVIDGLTGDERFFIGYTQVWRIKMKEEAARQQVATDPHAPGQFRSKGAIVNMPEFYRTYKVKEGDGMYLAPEKRVKIW, from the coding sequence ATGAATAAAACTATGCTTACCGGGGTATGCGCCTCATTAATTTTCGGCCTGGCCGCCTGCAGTCATAATGAAATCTCTTCCACATCCGAAGGCATGAGCAAAACCGCTTCGGCAACAGCGGTATCCCAGGCCCTGACCTCAGGGGTTGATTTTAATAACTTTGATTTTTCGGTGCGGCCCCAGGATGACTTTTACCGTTATGTAAACGGCGGCTGGCTGGCCAGAGCCGAGATCCCGGCGGATCAAACCAATGTCAGCGCCACCCGCGAGCTGAGAAACAAGTCGCGGGATGATGTAAAAGCCATTATTGATGAATTAAGCCAGGCCGAGGGCTTGGCATTTGGCAGCGACGAGCAAAAAGTGGCAGATCTTTACCGCTCCTTTATGGATACCGAAAAGTTAAATGCCCTGGGCCTGAGTCCTATCCAGGAAGAGTTGGCACAGATCGCCGCCATCAAGACAAAAAATGAGCTGGTGCAGTATTTTGCCCGCAGCCTGAAAATAGGGGTTGGCTCGCCATTAGCTTTGGGGGTGGAAATTGATTTAAAAGACTCCAGCCGCTACAGCGCTTACCTGGTGCAATCCGGGTTGAGCTTACCGGAAAAAGACTATTACCTTAATGATAGTGAACGTTTTGTCGAGATCCGCAAGGGGTTTGTGGAACATATAGCTAAGATGTACCGCCTGGCAGGGTTTGATAAGCCGCAGCAAAGCGCCGAAACCATCCTGGCGCTGGAAACCGAGCTTGCCCAACATCAATGGGGCATAGTCAGGAACCGGGATCTGAGTCAGGCCTACAACCCCTATAAAACCAGTGACTTGCCGGAACTGGCCCCAGATATCGACTGGCAGGCGTATTTGGCGGCCTTGGGGTTGGATAAACAAGGCGAGCTTATTGTGCAGCAACCCAGCTATATTCAGGGGCTAAACGGGGTTATTGCCGGTAATGATCTCAGCCGCTGGAAAACCTATCTGCAATGGAAAACCTTAGATCGCTTTTCTGTTTTCCTGAGTGAAGATTTGGATCGGCAAAACTTTGATTTTTTCTATAAAACCTTAAGCGGCCAACAGGCGCAGGAGCCGCGCTGGAAACTCGGGGTAGGCATAATCAACGGCATACTGGGGGAAGTGATAGGCAAAGTGTATGTTAAACGCCACTTTAAGCCGGAAGCCAAGGAACGCATGTTGACCCTGGTTGAAAACCTGCGTGCCGCTTACGGCGACAGTGTCGATGAACTGGAGTGGATGACCGAAGCGACAAAAGCGGCCACCAAAGCGAAACTGGCCAAGTTTACCCCCAAAATCGGCTACCCGGATAAATGGCATGATTATGATGAGCTGACGATTAAAGGCGACGACCTGGTGGGTAACCTGAAAAGAGCGCATCGGTTAGACTTTAAGCAAAACCTGGAAAAATTAGGGGATGATATTCATGACTGGGAGTGGGCCATGACGCCGCAAACGGTAAATGCCTATTATCACCCGCTAAAAAATGAAATTGTTTTCCCGGCAGCCATACTGCAACCGCCGTTTTTTAATATGGCGGCAGACGATGCCGTCAATTATGGCGCCATCGGCGGGGTGATCGGCCATGAAATGGGCCACGGTTTCGACGACCAGGGGGCCAAGTTTGACGGCGACGGCAATATGCGCAACTGGTGGACAGAGCAGGATCTGCAAGAATTCAAGGCGCGCGGACAAGCCCTGGTGGAGCAGTATAACGGCTATGCGGTATTTGACGACCTCAATGTTAACGGCGAACTGACCTTAGGGGAAAACATCGGCGACCTTTCCGGCGTTACCATAGCCTACCGGGCTTATAAAAAATCCCTTAACGGCAAGGAAGCGCCCGTGATCGACGGCTTAACCGGGGACGAGCGTTTCTTTATCGGCTACACCCAGGTATGGCGGATAAAAATGAAAGAAGAGGCGGCGCGCCAGCAGGTGGCAACCGATCCCCATGCGCCGGGACAATTCCGCTCAAAAGGCGCTATTGTCAATATGCCCGAATTCTACCGCACTTATAAGGTTAAAGAAGGCGACGGTATGTATCTCGCCCCCGAGAAGCGAGTGAAAATCTGGTAA
- a CDS encoding nidogen-like domain-containing protein: MRFKSLLCSALVFASSSVLATPIVSGLGGSAGFGENVLAANDDESSSFIDITPALSGGLDFFGTNYSGLYVNNNGNVTFANRLGTFTPYALTGATDNPIIAPFFADVDTRGGASTPSAGGNSTGSNLVYWDLDDVNNIFTVTWDDVGYFSRQTNLVNSFQLALIDKGNGDFNIEFRYESINWTTGNSSGGSNGLGGTVARAGWNSGNGTDFNEINHSGDQAGMLNMPSNSNVGVAGLYVYEVRNGVVSEVPEPSTLAIFGLALCGLLGRRKFQG; the protein is encoded by the coding sequence ATGCGTTTTAAGTCTCTTCTGTGCTCTGCCCTGGTCTTTGCTTCTTCTTCGGTACTGGCTACCCCTATCGTATCCGGTTTAGGCGGTAGTGCCGGCTTCGGTGAAAACGTCCTGGCCGCAAACGATGATGAGTCTTCAAGTTTTATTGATATTACACCGGCCCTGTCCGGCGGACTGGATTTTTTCGGCACTAACTACAGCGGCCTTTATGTTAACAACAATGGTAATGTGACCTTTGCCAACCGATTAGGCACTTTCACCCCATATGCCTTAACCGGCGCCACCGACAACCCGATAATAGCCCCTTTCTTTGCCGACGTGGATACCCGGGGCGGTGCATCAACGCCCTCGGCCGGCGGCAATTCCACCGGTAGCAACCTGGTATACTGGGATCTCGATGATGTTAACAATATCTTTACCGTCACCTGGGACGATGTCGGCTATTTCTCAAGACAAACCAACCTGGTTAACAGTTTCCAACTGGCCCTGATCGATAAAGGCAATGGCGATTTTAATATCGAGTTCCGCTACGAAAGCATCAACTGGACCACAGGAAACTCCAGCGGCGGCAGCAACGGCCTTGGCGGCACAGTGGCTCGCGCCGGCTGGAACTCGGGCAACGGCACCGACTTTAATGAAATCAACCACTCAGGAGATCAGGCCGGCATGCTGAACATGCCGTCAAACTCCAATGTCGGCGTAGCCGGTTTATACGTTTATGAAGTGCGCAACGGCGTTGTCAGCGAAGTGCCTGAGCCTTCCACCCTGGCGATCTTTGGCCTGGCTCTGTGCGGCTTGCTGGGACGCCGTAAATTTCAGGGATAA
- a CDS encoding CHAT domain-containing protein, producing MANAYTCILSTVCVFLSYGYETAFACPRQGTGQSLLGEYSTHLPPKEPLVLALKQYDIDIKIIRKVNNQETTSFGPSGRNGIEFIYIRPGSGERTITLCILTKYNHASPGSYQITRLNNISPQALHGIELMDKAAQAWSENNEMARRRATAYFDQVSRLAITELALSEHARLYSLNARIQAYRYREALSLAEQILTTTSAAGYSGYSGYWGKGQVLLRQGKHQEAISVLSSAIILARSLPPDSVSTKDIADITNSLAEAYLLDGNLARGRQLLTDALFLAGKDHRLLAAIYNNLGFVSLLTSHRQSGSSRDQAISQSIDEHQKARQYAVKSGDMLELTYIDNNLATLYQRAGRLRKARQYYWQALNLIDPGDTPLRFQVIYSNLGLIYQHLGDYQKSESFLKKALEIASQTRSSQLRLARLQCRLGNTQRLMGKPKTALVHHNLCIRYALNESNRELLLQARYELTADYLMLNNTREARKNADLIIDKLSPETDRDSGLYSQVLKQYARLERLEGRLGHARIKINLALQYSLSSRNPGLHSAILAEAMHIHRARGDTARALAYGQEALTEVERLHQYLEAERLGPAWSKTSHEIYLNVAEILLNRYRETGSRQALEQTLEVLERSRGTTLRHSFSRRESTGQLTPKEHLQALSELADTYAVQPDKRGARSLPFSYYQKHEQIESSRLNKAGPPSSLNAIKPAQIQEKLQQGQTVLYYLKLSRALYVFTITQSNTALHYLGDPKTLDTLHRQARKQLITSDSIPYQTLNLLSELLLLPAAIPGDTQDLILVLHRNLHSLPFAALPVLAALPAYQPLSARFNLRVVPSMTSYFMARKNTGKEGHTLDLAIFADPVLSPPGDSISPSTANTRELQTWSRNLPPLPWTAREAEKLKTLFRQAKYQIYTGPAANRSNLRTRQVRHARILHIASHGYFHSLNPDNIGFALAAHEKPGGVESGFITLTELFSFRFNNELVVISGCDTGMGKNMDGEGMLGLSRGFIAQGAKHVISTLWPVADKASAKFMQLFYQHLKQLGEVDRALSKAQDDMRSLPAYRHPFYWATYVLNTVSPEQTITFDNLKGIEAISTPRPDNGDNL from the coding sequence ATGGCTAATGCGTATACTTGTATTTTGTCTACCGTATGTGTCTTTTTATCATACGGCTATGAAACGGCCTTTGCCTGCCCCCGGCAAGGCACAGGCCAGTCCCTGTTAGGTGAATACAGCACGCACCTGCCGCCGAAAGAGCCCCTGGTGCTGGCCTTAAAGCAATATGATATCGATATAAAAATCATACGTAAGGTAAATAATCAGGAAACTACCAGCTTTGGCCCTTCCGGGCGTAACGGCATTGAATTTATCTATATCAGACCCGGTAGCGGCGAACGCACCATCACCCTTTGTATCCTGACCAAATATAACCATGCCTCTCCCGGCAGTTACCAAATAACCCGGCTAAACAATATAAGCCCCCAGGCCCTGCACGGCATAGAACTGATGGACAAGGCTGCCCAGGCCTGGTCAGAAAACAACGAAATGGCTCGCCGCCGGGCAACCGCTTATTTCGATCAGGTATCCAGGCTTGCTATCACAGAATTAGCCTTATCGGAGCATGCTCGTCTTTATAGCCTCAATGCCAGGATCCAGGCTTACCGTTACCGGGAAGCTCTCTCCCTGGCAGAACAGATTCTCACCACCACATCGGCGGCCGGTTATTCAGGCTATTCAGGCTACTGGGGCAAAGGGCAAGTGCTGCTCAGGCAAGGCAAACACCAGGAGGCAATAAGCGTTCTCAGCTCGGCCATCATCCTGGCCAGGTCGCTACCGCCGGATAGTGTTTCGACAAAAGATATTGCCGATATCACCAATTCCCTGGCCGAGGCTTATTTGCTGGACGGCAATCTGGCCAGAGGCAGACAACTGCTCACTGACGCCCTGTTCCTGGCTGGAAAAGATCACCGATTATTGGCCGCCATCTATAACAACCTGGGGTTTGTTTCCTTATTGACCAGCCACCGCCAGTCCGGCAGTTCACGGGACCAGGCAATCAGTCAATCTATTGATGAACACCAGAAAGCCCGCCAATATGCGGTTAAATCCGGCGATATGCTGGAATTAACTTATATCGACAACAACCTCGCCACCCTGTATCAGCGCGCGGGCCGCCTGCGCAAGGCCAGGCAATATTACTGGCAGGCCCTGAACCTGATAGATCCGGGCGATACCCCTTTAAGGTTTCAGGTGATATACAGCAACCTGGGGTTGATTTACCAGCACCTCGGCGACTACCAAAAATCGGAAAGCTTCTTAAAAAAAGCGCTGGAAATTGCCAGCCAAACCCGCTCATCCCAATTACGCCTAGCCCGGCTGCAATGCCGCCTGGGCAATACCCAGCGGCTGATGGGCAAGCCGAAAACCGCTTTGGTCCACCATAACCTTTGCATCCGTTACGCCCTGAATGAAAGTAACCGTGAACTGTTGTTGCAGGCCCGTTATGAGCTGACGGCCGATTACCTGATGTTGAACAACACCCGGGAAGCAAGGAAAAATGCCGACCTGATCATAGATAAGTTATCGCCGGAAACCGACAGGGACAGCGGCCTGTACTCCCAGGTGCTCAAGCAATACGCCCGCCTGGAACGGCTCGAAGGCCGGCTCGGTCATGCCCGGATAAAGATTAACCTGGCATTGCAATATTCCCTGTCGTCACGCAATCCCGGCCTGCATAGCGCAATATTGGCGGAAGCCATGCACATACACAGGGCCAGGGGAGATACTGCCCGGGCCCTGGCATATGGACAGGAAGCCCTGACAGAAGTGGAACGCCTGCATCAATACCTGGAAGCGGAACGCCTTGGCCCCGCCTGGAGCAAAACCAGCCATGAAATATATCTCAATGTGGCGGAAATTTTATTGAACCGGTACAGGGAGACGGGAAGCCGGCAGGCCTTAGAGCAAACCCTGGAAGTTCTGGAGCGCTCCCGTGGCACGACCTTGAGGCACAGCTTTAGCCGCAGGGAAAGTACCGGACAACTGACGCCGAAAGAACATTTGCAGGCCCTGAGCGAACTGGCAGATACCTATGCCGTCCAGCCGGACAAACGCGGGGCAAGATCCCTGCCTTTTAGCTATTACCAAAAACACGAGCAGATAGAATCAAGCCGCCTAAACAAAGCAGGCCCCCCTTCATCCCTTAATGCCATAAAACCGGCCCAGATACAGGAAAAACTGCAGCAGGGACAAACCGTGCTTTATTATCTGAAACTGAGCCGGGCCTTATATGTGTTCACTATTACCCAAAGCAATACTGCCCTGCACTACCTGGGGGATCCCAAAACCCTGGATACTCTGCACCGCCAGGCAAGAAAGCAGTTAATAACAAGTGACTCTATTCCCTACCAGACACTGAACCTGTTATCCGAATTATTGCTGCTTCCGGCCGCAATTCCCGGGGACACCCAAGATCTTATCCTGGTGCTGCACCGTAATTTACATTCATTGCCGTTTGCCGCCTTGCCGGTTTTAGCGGCTTTACCGGCCTATCAGCCCTTGAGTGCCAGATTTAATTTGCGGGTGGTTCCCTCCATGACAAGTTATTTTATGGCCAGGAAAAATACCGGCAAGGAAGGGCATACCTTAGATCTCGCCATTTTTGCCGACCCTGTGCTGTCTCCCCCCGGCGACTCGATCAGCCCGTCAACGGCAAATACCCGGGAGTTGCAAACCTGGTCCCGAAATTTGCCTCCCCTGCCCTGGACGGCCCGGGAAGCGGAAAAGCTCAAAACCCTGTTCCGGCAGGCAAAATACCAGATTTATACCGGCCCGGCAGCCAACCGGTCAAACTTAAGAACACGCCAGGTACGGCATGCCCGGATTCTGCATATAGCTTCACATGGTTATTTTCATTCCCTTAACCCAGACAACATAGGCTTTGCCTTGGCGGCACACGAAAAGCCCGGGGGAGTCGAATCCGGTTTTATTACCCTGACCGAGCTGTTTAGCTTCCGCTTTAACAATGAATTAGTGGTGATCAGCGGCTGCGATACCGGCATGGGGAAAAACATGGACGGCGAAGGTATGTTGGGGCTGTCCAGAGGATTTATCGCCCAGGGAGCCAAACATGTTATTTCCACGCTGTGGCCGGTGGCCGACAAGGCTTCGGCAAAATTTATGCAGTTATTCTATCAGCACCTGAAGCAGCTTGGCGAAGTCGACCGCGCCCTGAGCAAGGCACAGGATGACATGAGATCCCTGCCGGCCTACCGCCATCCTTTTTACTGGGCCACCTATGTACTCAATACTGTCAGTCCGGAGCAGACAATAACCTTTGATAACCTTAAAGGCATTGAAGCAATATCGACCCCCCGCCCGGATAACGGCGATAATCTTTAA